One window from the genome of Malus domestica chromosome 01, GDT2T_hap1 encodes:
- the LOC103417899 gene encoding putative wall-associated receptor kinase-like 16 codes for MLGNIKGKIKMEMERMILKLGHHLLRKLFWFSLISLFLLAPLPLSEANSNTSFRTAGVHWPDIINCNTSYRPTNPGPFSRTSNLDGAISFANPDGICSGDAYYNDLIFQVYLGNFVGLAGDTTIRVNRSKYYDHFSKANQAYNHDHRKTGRRYIKHKKVISVKLTLGLGFFCLFMSFGITGVYSSVKKRKFINLKAKFFQQNGGLLLEQHIASHGSTKVFTAEELETAAAYYNQSHNFCPGESALDWKGLLSDGAIVDMRKTVVHKGQIERFIYEIVTLTKINHKNVVKFLGCCLETEAPMLVYEFPCNGTLFDYIHHANGKSALPWHVLLKIASDSATALAYMHSAVDSLKPMIIHGNVNSSNILLTDCFVAKVSGFSPSRLVPVPGNESQMKTLVQQTLGYLDPEYLYTGQLTDKSDVYSFGIVLLELLTGEMPLSFHRPENQRIITSHFVSSVGQNDIFQIVVPQLVNEGNREQLRAVAELAKSCLKLSSAQRPAMEEVARELRRLCGSTHSS; via the exons ATGTTAGGAAACATAAAGGGGAAGATAAAAATGGAGATGGAAAGGATGATTCTGAAACTTGGACATCATCTCCTGCGCAAACTCTTTTGGTTTAGCTTAATATCATTGTTTTTGTTGGCACCGCTACCGCTATCAGAAGCCAACTCTAACACCAGCTTCCGAACTGCGGGCGTACACTGGCCTGACATAATAAACTGTAACACTTCCTACAGGCCAACAAATCCAGGACCATTCTCACGAACAAGTAATCTCGATGGCGCCATTTCCTTTGCAAATCCTGATGGCATCTGCAGCGGCGACGCTTACTATAATGATCTGATCTTTCAAGTATATCTTGGG AACTTCGTTGGTTTAGCTGGAGACACAACGATTAGAGTGAATCGATCAAAATATTATGATCACTTTTCAAAAGCAAACCAGGCATATAATCATGACCATAGGAAAACTGGTAGACGCTAcatcaaacacaaaaaagtCATTTCGGTAAAGCTCACTCTAG GTCTTGGCTTTTTTTGCTTATTTATGTCGTTTGGGATCACTGGGGTTTATTCCAGTGTGAAGAAACGGAAGTTCATTAATCTCAAAGCCAAGTTCTTCCAGCAAAATGGAGGGTTATTGTTAGAGCAGCATATTGCTTCACATGGAAGCACAAAAGTTTTTACAGCCGAGGAGCTAGAGACGGCCGCTGCCTATTATAACCAGAGTCATAATTTTTGTCCAGGAGAAAGTGCATTAGATTGGAAAGGACTTTTGTCAGACGGTGCGATTGTAGACATGAGGAAAACAGTAGTGCACAAGGGCCAAATCGAGCGCTTTATCTACGAGATCGTCACTCTTACCAAAATTAACCATAAAAATGTGGTGAAGTTCTTGGGCTGCTGCTTAGAGACTGAAGCTCCCATGTTAGTGTATGAATTCCCTTGCAATGGGACCTTGTTCGACTACATTCATCATGCTAACGGCAAGAGTGCATTGCCTTGGCATGTCCTTTTAAAGATAGCCTCAGACTCTGCAACTGCTCTTGCCTATATGCATTCAGCAGTAGACTCGTTGAAACCAATGATCATTCATGGAAATGTCAACTCGTCCAACATACTTTTAACTGATTGTTTTGTGGCCAAAGTCTCCGGTTTTAGTCCTTCAAGGTTGGTCCCGGTCCCCGGTAATGAATCCCAGATGAAGACATTGGTGCAGCAAACACTTGGTTATCTTGATCCGGAATATCTCTATACAGGCCAGTTGACAGATAAGAGCGATGTTTATAGCTTTGGAATCGTATTGTTGGAGCTTCTAACTGGGGAGATGCCATTGTCCTTTCACAGACCAGAAAATCAAAGAATCATAACATCCCATTTCGTTTCTTCTGTAGGACAAAATGACATCTTTCAGATCGTTGTGCCACAACTTGTAAACGAGGGAAACAGAGAGCAACTCAGAGCAGTTGCGGAGCTTGCAAAGAGTTGCCTCAAGTTGAGTAGTGCCCAAAGGCCTGCGATGGAAGAAGTGGCAAGAGAATTAAGGAGGTTGTGTGGCAGCACACATTCTTCCTAA
- the LOC103417922 gene encoding laccase-14-like — MCAATQPPQFYCRFFHRRPFGTTQLDATLCKLRNCSELLSVSLVYKLCHNDPKDVILFYGRNEMGCYDSLIFWSVKRPTASPQLEAPAIRFQSYKHCSYLSTGLYRYIQGLDLYYSALSIHTNTLTVGSDASYTKPFPTDYVTISPGQTIDLWLNADQIPNNYYIVAKAYSAGAGVPYDNTTTMAILLYQGNSNSSPTSLPNIPSRNDTNASVHFTSKLKSLADKNHLIDVPHKITTHLFFTLSVNLLPCPNNSCARPLGRRFAASVNNISFVNPTIDILQAYYYHVNGVFGTRFPNYPSLLFNFTPQNLPLYLLSPKRAPEVKILEYNSMVEIVLQGTNVAAGDDHLMHLHGYSFSVVGWGFGNFDKDKDPLMYNLVDPPLQNTTCKWFDYH, encoded by the exons ATGTGTGCCGCCACACAACCTCCTCAATTCTATTGCCGCTTCTTCCATCGCAGGCCTTTCGGCACTACTCAACTTGATGCAACTCTTTGCAAGCTCCGCAACTGCTCTGAGTTGCTCTCTGTTTCCCTCGTTTACAAGTTGTGCCACAACGATCCGAAAGATGTCATTTTGTTCTACGGAAGAAACGAAATGGGATGTTATGATTCTTTGATTTTCTGGTCTGTTAAAAGGCCAACGGCATCTCCCCAGTTAGAAGCCCCAGCAATACGATTCCAAAGCTATAAACATTGCTCTTATCTGTCAACTGGCCTGTACAGATATATTCAGGGTCTAG ATTTATACTACTCGGCTCTTTCAATTCATACTAATACTCTTACAGTAGGCTCAGATGCTAGCTACACCAAGCCATTTCCAACAGATTATGTGACCATATCTCCCGGCCAAACCATTGACCTCTGGTTAAATGCGGACCAAATTCCCAACAACTACTACATTGTTGCTAAAGCCTATAGTGCCGGGGCTGGGGTTCCCTACGACAACACAACCACCATGGCCATACTCCTATACCAAGGAAATTCTAATTCATCTCCTACTTCTTTGCCTAATATTCCTTCCCGTAACGACACCAACGCATCGGTTCACTTTACCAGTAAACTCAAAAGCTTGGCTGATAAAAACCACCTCATTGACGTGCCGCACAAGATAACAACTCATTTGTTCTTTACACTCTCCGTCAACTTACTACCCTGCCCGAATAATTCATGTGCTAGGCCACTTGGGAGACGTTTTGCCGCCAGTGTCAACAACATTAGCTTTGTCAACCCCACAATTGACATACTGCAAGCTTACTATTACCATGTCAATGGGGTATTTGGAACTCGCTTTCCAAATTACCCGTCCTTGCTGTTTAATTTTACACCTCAGAACTTGCCGTTGTACTTATTGTCGCCAAAGCGAGCGCCAGAGGTGAAAATACTGGAGTACAACTCAATGGTGGAGATTGTGCTTCAGGGGACAAATGTAGCGGCAGGAGATGACCATCTGATGCATCTCCATGGATATAGTTTCTCCGTTGTGGGATGGGGGTTTGGGAATTTTGACAAGGACAAGGACCCTTTGATGTATAATCTTGTCGATCCTCCTCTTCAGAACACCACTTGTAAATGGTTTGACTACCATTAG
- the LOC103406612 gene encoding laccase-15-like translates to MSSSISMKILISLKLVVGLLLSTVGIFRCQASPPRYTFVVEETPYKRLCSTKNILTVNGQFPGPTLYAHAGDIVVVDVYNKGNRNITIHWHGVKQPRNPWSDGPDYITQCPIQPGARFTQTIIFSSEEGTLWWHAHSEWDRATVHGAIVIYPKKGATYPFPKPHAEFPIILGEWWKEDIGQLYNETIQSGGDPNNSSAFLINGQPGDLYPCSKPDTFKLIVDYGKTYLLRLINSAVQEMMFFAIANHSVTVVGSDASYTKPFSTDYVTISPGQTIDLLLNADQSPNNYYIAAKAYVGGAGIAYDNTTTTAILRYHGNSNSSPTSLPNIPSHNNTNASVHFTSKLKSLADKKHPIDVPHKITTPLFFTLSINSLPCPNNSCAGPNGTRLATSINNISFVSPTIDILQAYYYHVNGAFGSRFPNSPPLLFNFTAQDLPLYLQTPKQGTEVKILEYNSTVEIVFQGTNLVAGDDHPMHLHGFSFYVVGWGLGNFDKDKDPLTYNLVDPPLQNTIAVPVNGWTTIRFKADNPGVWFMHCHLDRHMSWGMDMTFIVKNGKGLQAQILPPPQGMPPC, encoded by the exons ATGTCGTCGTCGATCAGCATGAAGATTTTAATTAGCTTGAAACTTGTAGTTGGCTTGTTATTGTCTACTGTTGGCATCTTCCGTTGCCAAGCGTCGCCTCCTCGTTACACTTTTGTG GTGGAAGAAACTCCATATAAACGACTGTGTAGCACAAAGAACATCTTGACTGTAAACGGTCAGTTTCCAGGCCCAACGTTGTATGCTCATGCCGGAGATATTGTTGTAGTGGATGTCTATAACAAGGGCAATCGTAACATTACCATCCACTG GCATGGAGTTAAGCAACCGAGGAATCCATGGTCGGACGGTCCTGATTACATCACGCAATGTCCTATTCAACCAGGAGCCAGGTTTACCCAAACCATTATATTTTCCTCAGAGGAAGGGACTCTATGGTGGCATGCTCACAGCGAATGGGATCGAGCCACCGTCCACGGTGCTATAGTCATATACCCCAAGAAGGGAGCCACTTACCCTTTTCCCAAACCTCACGCAGAATTTCCAATCATCTTGG GAGAGTGGTGGAAAGAAGATATCGGACAACTTTACAATGAAACGATTCAAAGCGGAGGGGACCCTAATAATTCAAGTGCTTTCCTCATCAATGGTCAACCCGGCGATCTCTATCCTTGCTCAAAACCAGACACATTCAAGCTCATAGTTGATTACGGCAAAACCTACCTACTCAGACTAATCAACTCCGCCGTGCAAGAGATGATGTTTTTCGCCATTGCCAATCACAGCGTCACAGTTGTAGGCTCAGATGCTAGCTACACCAAGCCATTTTCAACAGATTATGTGACCATATCTCCCGGCCAAACCATTGACCTCTTGTTAAATGCCGACCAAAGCCCCAACAACTACTACATTGCTGCAAAAGCCTACGTTGGCGGGGCTGGGATTGCCTACGACAACACAACCACCACTGCCATACTACGATACCATGGAAATTCTAATTCATCCCCTACTTCTTTGCCTAATATTCCTTCCCATAACAACACCAACGCATCAGTTCACTTTACCAGTAAACTCAAAAGCTTGGCTGATAAAAAACACCCCATTGACGTGCCACACAAGATAACAACTCCTTTGTTCTTTACACTATCCATCAACTCACTACCCTGCCCGAATAATTCATGTGCTGGGCCTAATGGAACACGTTTAGCTACCAGTATCAACAACATTAGCTTTGTCAGCCCCACCATTGACATATTGCAAGCTTACTATTACCATGTCAATGGGGCATTTGGAAGTCGCTTTCCAAATTCCCCGCCGTTGCTGTTTAATTTTACAGCTCAGGACTTGCCTTTGTACCTACAGACGCCGAAGCAAGGGACGGAGGTGAAGATACTGGAGTACAACTCAACGGTGGAGATTGTGTTTCAGGGGACAAATTTGGTGGCAGGAGATGACCATCCGATGCATCTCCATGGATTCAGTTTCTACGTTGTGGGATGGGGGCTTGGGAATTTTGACAAGGACAAGGACCCTTTGACGTATAATCTTGTCGATCCTCCTCTTCAGAACACCATCGCTGTCCCTGTAAATGGTTGGACTACCATTAGATTCAAGGCAGACAATCCTG GCGTTTGGTTTATGCACTGTCATCTGGATCGACATATGTCATGGGGCATGGACATGACGTTCATAGTGAAAAATGGAAAGGGCCTACAAGCGCAGATTTTACCTCCGCCACAAGGAATGCCTCCATGCTAA